One Streptomyces sp. NBC_00223 genomic window carries:
- a CDS encoding glycosyltransferase family 4 protein: MRIGIVCPYSWDVPGGVQFHIRDLAEHLIALGHEVSVLAPADDETPLPPYVVSAGRAVPVPYNGSVARLNFGFLSAARVRRWLHDGSFNVVHIHEPASPSLGLLACWAAQGPIVATFHTSNPRSRAMIAAYPILQPALEKIRARIAVSEYARRTLVEHLGGDAVVIPNGVDVDFFARAEPRPQWQGGTIGFIGRIDEPRKGLPVLMRALPRILAERPGTRLLVAGRGDEQEAVASLPEEMRDRVEFLGMVSDEDKARLLRSVDLYVAPNLGGESFGIILVEAMSAGAPVLASDLDAFAQVLDQGAAGELFGNEDEDALATAAIRLLGDPARLAELSALGSAHVRRFDWSVVGADILAVYETVTAGAEAVEADERPGFLGRLRQTRD, encoded by the coding sequence CACATCCGCGACCTCGCCGAGCATCTGATCGCACTGGGCCACGAGGTCTCCGTGCTCGCCCCGGCCGACGACGAGACACCGCTTCCGCCCTACGTCGTCTCCGCCGGGCGCGCGGTGCCCGTGCCGTACAACGGCTCGGTGGCGCGGCTGAACTTCGGCTTCCTGTCCGCCGCCCGGGTACGGCGCTGGCTGCACGACGGCTCCTTCAACGTCGTGCACATCCACGAGCCCGCCTCGCCCTCCCTCGGCCTGCTCGCCTGCTGGGCGGCCCAGGGGCCGATCGTGGCCACCTTCCACACCTCCAACCCGCGCTCGCGGGCGATGATCGCCGCCTACCCGATCCTCCAGCCCGCGCTGGAGAAGATCCGGGCCCGGATCGCGGTCAGCGAGTACGCCCGCCGCACCCTGGTCGAGCACCTGGGCGGCGACGCGGTGGTGATCCCCAACGGGGTCGACGTCGACTTCTTCGCCCGCGCCGAGCCGCGCCCGCAGTGGCAGGGCGGCACGATCGGCTTCATAGGACGCATCGACGAGCCCCGCAAGGGCCTGCCGGTGCTGATGCGGGCCCTGCCGAGGATCCTCGCCGAGCGGCCCGGTACCCGGCTGCTGGTCGCCGGGCGCGGCGACGAGCAGGAGGCCGTCGCCTCGCTGCCCGAGGAGATGCGCGACCGGGTGGAATTCCTCGGCATGGTCAGCGACGAGGACAAGGCACGGCTGCTGCGCAGCGTCGACCTCTATGTGGCGCCCAACCTGGGCGGCGAGAGCTTCGGGATCATCCTGGTGGAGGCCATGTCGGCGGGCGCCCCCGTACTGGCCAGCGACCTCGACGCCTTCGCGCAGGTACTCGACCAGGGGGCGGCCGGCGAGCTGTTCGGCAACGAGGACGAGGACGCGCTCGCCACGGCCGCGATCCGGCTGCTCGGCGACCCGGCCCGGCTCGCCGAGCTGAGCGCGCTGGGCAGCGCCCATGTCCGCCGCTTCGACTGGTCGGTGGTCGGCGCGGACATCCTGGCCGTCTACGAGACGGTGACCGCGGGCGCGGAGGCGGTCGAGGCGGACGAACGGCCCGGATTCCTCGGGCGGCTGCGGCAGACCAGGGACTGA
- the pdxS gene encoding pyridoxal 5'-phosphate synthase lyase subunit PdxS codes for MPTSPSTAQTPETGTARVKRGMAEQLKGGVIMDVVTPEQAKIAEDAGAVAVMALERVPADIRKDGGVARMSDPDMIDGIVGAVSIPVMAKSRIGHFVEAQVLQALGVDYIDESEVLTPADEVNHSDKWAFTTPFVCGATNLGEALRRIAEGAAMIRSKGEAGTGNVVEAVRHLRQIKNEISRLRGLDNNELYAAAKELRAPYELVKEVSVLGKLPVVLFSAGGVATPADAALMRQLGAEGVFVGSGIFKSGDPAKRAAAIVRATTFYDDPKVIADASRDLGEAMVGINCDTLPESERYANRGW; via the coding sequence GTGCCCACCAGCCCCTCCACCGCCCAGACCCCCGAGACCGGCACCGCGCGTGTGAAGCGCGGTATGGCCGAGCAGCTCAAGGGCGGGGTGATCATGGATGTTGTCACCCCGGAGCAGGCGAAGATCGCCGAGGATGCCGGAGCCGTGGCCGTCATGGCCCTGGAGCGGGTGCCGGCCGACATCCGCAAGGACGGCGGGGTGGCCCGGATGTCCGACCCCGACATGATCGACGGCATCGTCGGCGCCGTGTCGATCCCGGTCATGGCCAAGTCGCGGATCGGCCACTTCGTCGAGGCCCAGGTCCTCCAGGCGCTCGGCGTCGACTACATCGACGAGTCCGAGGTCCTGACCCCGGCCGACGAGGTCAACCATTCCGACAAGTGGGCCTTCACCACGCCCTTCGTGTGCGGCGCCACCAACCTCGGCGAGGCCCTGCGCCGGATCGCCGAGGGCGCGGCGATGATCCGCTCCAAGGGCGAGGCCGGCACCGGCAACGTCGTCGAGGCCGTCCGCCACCTGCGGCAGATCAAGAACGAGATCTCCCGCCTCAGGGGCCTGGACAACAACGAGCTCTACGCTGCCGCCAAGGAACTGCGCGCCCCCTACGAGCTGGTCAAGGAGGTCTCCGTCCTCGGGAAGCTGCCGGTGGTGCTGTTCTCCGCCGGCGGCGTGGCGACCCCGGCCGACGCCGCGCTGATGCGCCAGCTCGGCGCCGAGGGCGTCTTCGTCGGCTCGGGCATCTTCAAGTCCGGCGACCCGGCCAAACGCGCCGCCGCCATCGTCCGCGCCACCACCTTCTACGACGACCCCAAGGTCATCGCCGACGCCTCCCGCGACCTCGGCGAGGCCATGGTCGGCATCAACTGCGACACCCTCCCCGAATCCGAGCGCTACGCCAACCGCGGCTGGTAG
- the pdxT gene encoding pyridoxal 5'-phosphate synthase glutaminase subunit PdxT: MSSTPRIGVLALQGDVREHLAALAAADAAAGPVRRPEELDGLDGLVIPGGESTTISKLAALFGLMEPLRAAIRDGLPVYGSCAGMIMLADKILDPRSGQETFGGIDMIVRRNAFGRQNESFEAFVDVSGVPGGPVEGVFIRAPWVESVGANTEVLAEHDGHVVAVRQGNALATSFHPELTGDHRIHELFVAAVRTAG; encoded by the coding sequence ATGAGCAGCACTCCGCGGATCGGCGTCCTGGCCCTCCAGGGCGACGTACGGGAGCACCTGGCGGCGCTGGCCGCGGCGGACGCCGCGGCCGGCCCGGTCCGGCGCCCCGAGGAACTGGACGGTCTGGACGGCCTGGTCATACCCGGCGGCGAGTCCACCACCATCTCCAAGCTGGCCGCGCTCTTCGGCCTGATGGAGCCGCTGCGCGCGGCGATCCGGGACGGACTGCCGGTCTACGGCAGCTGCGCCGGCATGATCATGCTCGCCGACAAGATCCTCGACCCGAGGTCGGGCCAGGAGACCTTCGGCGGCATCGACATGATCGTCCGGCGCAACGCCTTCGGGCGGCAGAACGAGTCCTTCGAGGCGTTCGTGGACGTCAGCGGCGTGCCCGGCGGCCCGGTCGAGGGCGTGTTCATCCGCGCGCCCTGGGTGGAGTCGGTCGGCGCGAACACCGAGGTGTTGGCCGAGCACGACGGCCATGTGGTCGCCGTACGGCAGGGCAACGCGCTGGCGACCTCCTTCCACCCCGAGCTGACGGGCGACCACCGGATTCATGAACTGTTCGTGGCCGCAGTGCGCACCGCGGGATGA
- a CDS encoding YebC/PmpR family DNA-binding transcriptional regulator: protein MSGHSKWATTKHKKAVIDAKRGKLFAKLIKNIEVAARTGGADPDGNPTLFDAIQKAKKSSVPNKNIDSAVKRGAGLEAGGADYQTIMYEGYGPNGVAVLIECLTDNRNRAASDVRVAMTRNGGSMADPGSVSYLFNRKGVVIVPKGELGEDDVLGAVLDAGAEEVNDLGESYEVISEATDLVPVRKALQEAGIDYDSADANFLPTMQVELDEDGARKIFKLIDALEDSDDVQNVFANFDVSDEVMEKVDA from the coding sequence ATGTCCGGCCACTCTAAATGGGCTACGACGAAGCACAAGAAGGCCGTGATCGATGCCAAGCGCGGCAAGCTCTTCGCGAAGCTGATCAAGAACATCGAGGTCGCGGCCCGTACGGGCGGCGCCGATCCCGACGGCAACCCGACCCTCTTCGACGCCATCCAGAAGGCGAAGAAGAGCTCGGTGCCGAACAAGAACATCGACAGCGCGGTCAAGCGCGGTGCCGGTCTTGAGGCCGGCGGCGCCGACTACCAGACGATCATGTACGAGGGCTACGGTCCCAACGGCGTCGCGGTGCTCATCGAGTGCCTCACCGACAACCGCAACCGTGCCGCCTCCGACGTCCGCGTCGCCATGACCCGCAACGGCGGCTCGATGGCCGACCCGGGCTCGGTGTCGTACCTGTTCAACCGCAAGGGCGTCGTCATCGTCCCCAAGGGTGAGCTGGGCGAGGACGACGTGCTGGGCGCGGTGCTCGACGCGGGCGCCGAGGAGGTCAACGACCTCGGCGAGTCGTACGAGGTCATCAGCGAGGCCACCGACCTGGTGCCGGTCCGCAAGGCCCTCCAGGAGGCCGGCATCGACTACGACTCGGCCGACGCCAACTTCCTGCCCACCATGCAGGTCGAGCTGGACGAGGACGGCGCGCGCAAGATCTTCAAGCTCATCGACGCGCTGGAGGACAGCGACGACGTGCAGAACGTCTTCGCCAACTTCGACGTCTCCGACGAGGTCATGGAGAAGGTCGACGCCTGA
- the ruvC gene encoding crossover junction endodeoxyribonuclease RuvC produces MRVLGVDPGLTRCGIGVVDGVPGRPLKMAGVGVVRTPAEAEIGDRLVLIERGIEAWLDEFSPEAVAVERVFSQHNVRTVMGTAQASAVAMLCAARRGLPVHLHTPSEVKAAVTGSGRADKAQVGAMVTRLLRLDAPPKPADAADALALAICHIWRGTATNRLQQAVAAHRTTVRNQEPAT; encoded by the coding sequence GTGCGGGTACTGGGCGTGGACCCGGGGCTGACCCGGTGCGGGATCGGCGTGGTGGACGGTGTGCCGGGCCGCCCCCTGAAGATGGCCGGCGTCGGTGTCGTCCGTACGCCCGCCGAGGCGGAGATCGGAGACCGGCTGGTGCTGATCGAGCGCGGCATCGAGGCGTGGCTCGACGAGTTCAGCCCCGAAGCGGTCGCCGTGGAGCGGGTGTTCAGCCAGCACAATGTGCGTACGGTGATGGGCACCGCCCAGGCCAGCGCGGTCGCCATGCTCTGCGCGGCCCGCCGCGGCCTGCCCGTCCATCTGCACACCCCCAGCGAGGTCAAGGCCGCCGTGACCGGCAGCGGCCGCGCCGACAAGGCCCAGGTCGGCGCGATGGTCACCCGGCTGCTGCGGCTGGACGCCCCGCCCAAGCCGGCCGACGCCGCCGACGCGCTGGCGCTGGCCATCTGTCACATCTGGCGCGGCACCGCCACCAACCGCCTCCAGCAGGCCGTCGCCGCCCACCGGACCACCGTACGAAACCAGGAGCCCGCCACGTGA
- the ruvA gene encoding Holliday junction branch migration protein RuvA, producing the protein MIAFVSGQVAALAPDIAVIEVGGVGMAVQCAPGTLAALRIGQPARLATSLVVREDSLTLYGFADDDERQVFELLQTVSGVGPRLAQTMLAVHAPDALRAAVASGDEKALTAVPGIGKKGAQRLLLELKDRLGDPVGPVGAGRGVGTPVGPSWREQLHAALLGLGYATREADEAVTAVTPQAEAAAEPNVGALLRAALQTLNRTR; encoded by the coding sequence GTGATCGCCTTCGTCAGCGGCCAGGTCGCCGCCCTCGCCCCGGACATCGCGGTCATCGAGGTCGGCGGCGTCGGCATGGCCGTCCAGTGCGCGCCCGGCACCCTGGCCGCGCTGCGGATCGGGCAGCCCGCCCGGCTGGCCACCTCCCTGGTCGTGCGCGAGGACTCACTGACGCTGTACGGCTTCGCGGACGACGACGAGCGGCAGGTCTTCGAGCTGCTGCAGACGGTCAGCGGGGTCGGGCCGCGGCTGGCCCAGACGATGCTGGCCGTGCACGCGCCGGACGCGCTGCGCGCCGCGGTCGCCTCGGGCGACGAGAAGGCGCTCACCGCCGTGCCCGGCATCGGCAAGAAGGGCGCCCAGCGGCTGCTGCTGGAACTCAAGGACCGCCTCGGCGATCCGGTCGGCCCGGTGGGCGCGGGCCGCGGCGTCGGCACCCCGGTGGGCCCGTCGTGGCGCGAGCAGCTGCACGCCGCGCTGCTCGGCCTCGGATACGCCACCCGCGAGGCCGACGAGGCGGTCACCGCCGTCACCCCGCAGGCCGAGGCCGCCGCCGAGCCCAACGTCGGCGCGCTGCTGCGCGCGGCCCTCCAGACCCTCAACCGCACCCGCTGA
- the ruvB gene encoding Holliday junction branch migration DNA helicase RuvB: MNWDDAQAETPERLVGGAADSEDQAIEAALRPKDLGEFVGQERVREQLDLVLKAARKRGGTADHVLLSGAPGLGKTTLSMIIAAEMGVPIRITSGPAIQHAGDLAAILSSLSEGEVLFLDEIHRMSRPAEEMLYMAMEDFRVDVIVGKGPGATAIPLELPPFTLVGATTRAGLLPPPLRDRFGFTGHMEFYAPAELERVIHRSAGLLDLDIAADAAAEIAGRSRGTPRIANRLLRRVRDYAQVRADGVISREIAARALEVYEVDGRGLDRLDRAVLRALLTLFGGGPVGLSTLAVAVGEERETVEEVAEPFLVREGLLARTPRGRVATRAAWAHLGLVPPREAGGTSGGGTGQTGLFGP, encoded by the coding sequence ATGAACTGGGACGACGCCCAAGCCGAGACGCCGGAGCGACTGGTCGGCGGCGCCGCCGACAGCGAGGACCAGGCCATCGAGGCCGCGCTGCGCCCCAAGGACCTCGGTGAGTTCGTCGGCCAGGAAAGGGTCAGGGAGCAGCTGGACCTGGTGCTCAAGGCCGCGCGCAAGCGCGGCGGCACCGCCGACCACGTCCTGCTCTCCGGCGCCCCGGGCCTGGGCAAGACCACCCTGTCGATGATCATCGCGGCCGAGATGGGCGTGCCCATCCGGATCACCTCGGGCCCGGCCATCCAGCACGCGGGCGACCTCGCCGCGATCCTGTCCTCGCTCAGCGAGGGCGAGGTGCTCTTCCTCGACGAGATCCACCGGATGTCCCGGCCCGCCGAGGAGATGCTCTACATGGCGATGGAGGACTTCCGGGTCGACGTGATCGTCGGCAAGGGCCCCGGCGCCACCGCGATCCCGCTGGAGCTGCCGCCCTTCACCCTGGTCGGCGCCACCACCAGGGCCGGCCTGCTGCCGCCCCCGCTGCGCGACCGCTTCGGCTTCACCGGCCACATGGAGTTCTACGCCCCCGCCGAGCTGGAAAGGGTGATTCATCGCTCAGCCGGGCTGCTGGACCTCGACATCGCCGCCGACGCCGCCGCGGAGATCGCCGGGCGCTCCCGCGGCACCCCCCGGATCGCCAACCGGCTGCTGCGCCGGGTGCGGGACTACGCGCAGGTCAGGGCGGACGGCGTGATCAGCCGGGAGATCGCCGCCCGGGCCCTGGAGGTCTACGAGGTCGACGGCCGCGGCCTGGACCGGCTGGACCGCGCGGTGCTGCGGGCGCTGCTCACGCTCTTCGGCGGCGGGCCCGTGGGGCTGTCCACGCTGGCCGTCGCGGTGGGGGAGGAGCGGGAGACCGTCGAGGAGGTCGCCGAGCCGTTCCTGGTCCGCGAGGGACTGCTCGCGCGTACCCCCAGAGGCCGGGTGGCGACCCGGGCCGCCTGGGCGCATCTGGGGCTCGTACCGCCTCGGGAGGCCGGAGGGACGAGTGGGGGCGGAACGGGACAGACCGGGTTGTTCGGTCCGTGA
- the yajC gene encoding preprotein translocase subunit YajC, which translates to MFMMTRSAKNKQRQASQMRNQMEPGTGVRTIGGLYAVVKEVNEETVLLEITDGVHAHFAKNAIGTVLSEDEFNRIVHGIEPEGPEGVEEEDTAEAATGEAATTDGATDTDEVKDGERVDLGKSAEAPEQNGSDSK; encoded by the coding sequence ATGTTCATGATGACGCGATCCGCCAAGAACAAGCAGCGCCAGGCGTCCCAGATGCGCAATCAGATGGAGCCGGGTACCGGCGTCCGGACGATCGGCGGCCTCTACGCCGTGGTCAAGGAAGTCAATGAGGAGACCGTGCTCCTGGAGATCACCGACGGGGTGCACGCTCACTTCGCGAAGAACGCCATCGGGACGGTGCTGAGCGAGGACGAGTTCAACCGGATCGTGCACGGCATCGAGCCGGAAGGACCGGAGGGCGTCGAGGAGGAGGACACCGCCGAAGCGGCCACCGGGGAGGCCGCGACGACGGACGGTGCGACCGATACGGACGAGGTCAAGGACGGCGAGCGCGTCGACCTGGGCAAGTCCGCGGAGGCACCGGAGCAGAACGGCTCCGACTCCAAGTAA
- the secD gene encoding protein translocase subunit SecD gives MAAAKKGRRSSGSQGLPGRALAVILIALVALTGGMFLSGNTTPRLGIDLAGGVSITLTAKSGQANAINASNMNIAKDIISQRVNALGVSEAETQVQGDRNIIVNIPKGTNADEAEKQVGTTAQLYFRQVLTQLDGEPAKSSPTPSTSPTPSGSATPSTTGTPSTGSKSTATPKSTATGTSTSTPQGRAVTNALKSGVDKAPTPVATTPAPDPSDPSATGDASTAADVSIPADLQAKLDALDCTNPKARAAASEGTKTNEKVVACGEQDKHWYKYALGPVLIDGKNVSGANANFDTQQGNGWVVNLTFDGKGAKQFTKVTGDLSSQQPPNNQFAIDLDGNVVSAPSVHQALNAGSAQISGDFTQSSAEDLANVLKFGSLPLAFDISDKTTVSAALGGEQLRGGLIAGGVGLILVVLYMFAYYRGLSFVAVLSLLTSAALTYTIMCLLGKAIGFALNLPAVCGAIVAIGITADSFIVFFERIRDELREGRSLQPAVARGWPRARRTILVSDFVSFLAAAVLYVVTVGKVQGFAFTLGLTTLLDVAVVFLFTKPLMTLLARRPFYAQGHRWSGLDPKSLGVHAPLRRVRRQTSSETKEA, from the coding sequence GTGGCAGCAGCCAAGAAGGGCCGCAGGTCCTCGGGGAGTCAGGGATTGCCCGGGCGCGCTCTGGCCGTGATCCTCATCGCCCTGGTGGCGCTGACCGGAGGAATGTTCCTCTCCGGCAACACCACTCCCCGGTTGGGCATCGACCTCGCCGGCGGTGTCAGCATCACGCTGACCGCCAAGAGCGGCCAGGCGAACGCGATCAACGCGTCGAACATGAACATCGCCAAGGACATCATCTCCCAGCGCGTCAACGCGCTGGGCGTGTCCGAGGCCGAGACCCAGGTTCAGGGCGATCGCAACATCATCGTGAACATCCCCAAGGGGACCAACGCGGACGAGGCGGAGAAGCAGGTCGGCACGACCGCCCAGCTGTACTTCCGCCAGGTGCTCACGCAGCTCGACGGCGAGCCCGCCAAGAGCTCGCCGACGCCGTCCACGAGCCCCACGCCGTCGGGAAGTGCCACTCCCTCGACGACCGGCACGCCGTCCACGGGTTCGAAGTCGACCGCGACTCCGAAGTCCACGGCCACCGGGACGTCCACCAGCACCCCGCAGGGCAGGGCGGTCACCAACGCGCTGAAGTCGGGCGTGGACAAGGCCCCCACACCGGTCGCGACGACTCCCGCTCCCGACCCGAGCGACCCCTCGGCCACCGGTGACGCCTCCACGGCGGCCGATGTCTCGATCCCGGCCGACCTCCAGGCCAAGCTCGACGCCCTGGACTGCACCAACCCCAAGGCGCGGGCCGCGGCCAGCGAGGGCACCAAGACCAACGAGAAGGTCGTGGCCTGCGGCGAGCAGGACAAGCACTGGTACAAGTACGCGCTCGGCCCGGTCCTGATCGACGGCAAGAACGTCTCCGGCGCCAACGCCAACTTCGACACCCAGCAGGGCAACGGCTGGGTGGTGAACCTGACCTTCGACGGCAAGGGCGCGAAGCAGTTCACCAAGGTGACCGGTGACCTCTCCAGCCAGCAGCCGCCGAACAACCAGTTCGCCATCGACCTGGACGGCAATGTCGTCTCGGCCCCGTCCGTGCACCAGGCCCTGAACGCCGGCAGTGCCCAGATCTCGGGTGACTTCACCCAGTCCTCGGCCGAGGACCTGGCGAACGTGCTGAAGTTCGGCTCCCTGCCGCTGGCCTTCGACATCTCCGACAAGACCACGGTCTCGGCCGCCCTCGGCGGCGAGCAGCTGCGCGGCGGTCTGATCGCCGGCGGCGTCGGCCTGATCCTCGTCGTGCTCTACATGTTCGCCTACTACCGCGGACTGAGCTTCGTGGCGGTGCTGAGCCTGCTGACCTCGGCCGCGCTGACCTACACGATCATGTGTCTGCTCGGCAAGGCGATCGGCTTCGCCCTGAACCTGCCGGCGGTCTGCGGCGCCATCGTCGCCATCGGTATCACCGCCGACTCGTTCATCGTGTTCTTCGAGAGAATCAGGGACGAGCTACGGGAAGGCCGGTCGCTCCAGCCGGCCGTGGCCCGGGGCTGGCCGCGCGCCCGGCGCACCATCCTGGTGTCCGACTTCGTGTCCTTCCTCGCCGCCGCCGTGCTCTACGTCGTGACCGTCGGCAAGGTCCAGGGCTTCGCGTTCACGCTCGGCCTGACCACCCTGCTGGACGTCGCCGTGGTCTTCCTGTTCACCAAGCCGCTGATGACGCTGCTGGCCCGCCGACCGTTCTACGCGCAGGGTCACCGGTGGTCCGGCCTCGATCCCAAGTCGCTCGGCGTCCACGCACCCCTGCGCCGCGTCCGCCGCCAGACCAGCTCCGAGACGAAGGAGGCCTGA
- the secF gene encoding protein translocase subunit SecF: MSKLSNLGHRLHRGEIAYDFVGKRMLWYGVSALVTVAAVAGLLINGLHLGIEFSGGAVFNTPKTSISVSDAQSRIAGDTDGHDATVQKLGTGSLRIQIADLSTDKSKELQPKIAKDLGFPSSKIDAQIVGPSWGKEISHKAVQGLIIFLILVVIYLAIAFEWRMAASALVALLHDLTITTGVYAIVGFEVTPGTVIGLLTILGYSLYDTVVVFDGLKESTKDITKQNRHTYSELANRSLNGTLVRSINTTIVALLPVGALLFIGGGILGAGMLNDIALALFVGLTAGAYSSIFIATPIVADLKERDPAMQNLRKRVLAKRASDAAKAAEAAARGESVEDDEPDDLAPDDEEAAPAAAGVVGQRGQGTATAGDRPARSQPVNRANRGRNRPSGKRR, from the coding sequence ATGTCCAAGCTCAGCAACCTCGGCCATCGGCTGCACCGCGGCGAGATCGCGTACGACTTCGTCGGCAAGCGCATGCTCTGGTACGGCGTCTCGGCGCTGGTCACCGTCGCCGCTGTGGCGGGTCTTCTGATCAACGGGCTGCACCTCGGCATCGAGTTCTCCGGTGGCGCGGTCTTCAACACGCCCAAGACCTCGATCTCGGTGTCCGACGCGCAGAGCAGGATCGCCGGGGACACCGACGGCCACGACGCGACCGTCCAGAAGCTCGGCACCGGCAGCCTGCGCATCCAGATCGCGGACCTGTCCACCGACAAGTCCAAGGAGCTCCAGCCCAAGATCGCCAAGGACCTGGGCTTCCCCTCCTCGAAGATCGACGCGCAGATCGTCGGCCCGAGCTGGGGCAAGGAGATCTCCCACAAGGCCGTCCAGGGTCTGATCATCTTCCTGATCCTGGTGGTGATCTACCTCGCCATCGCCTTCGAGTGGCGAATGGCGGCGTCCGCCCTGGTCGCCCTGCTGCACGACCTCACGATCACCACGGGTGTGTACGCCATCGTGGGATTCGAGGTCACCCCGGGCACGGTGATCGGTCTGTTGACCATCCTCGGTTACTCCCTGTACGACACCGTCGTCGTCTTCGACGGTCTCAAGGAATCCACCAAGGACATCACCAAGCAGAACCGCCACACCTACAGCGAGCTGGCCAACCGCAGCCTCAACGGCACCCTGGTGCGGTCGATCAACACCACGATCGTCGCCCTGCTGCCGGTCGGCGCGCTGCTCTTCATCGGTGGCGGCATCCTCGGCGCGGGCATGCTCAACGACATCGCGCTCGCGCTGTTCGTCGGCCTCACCGCCGGCGCGTACTCCTCGATCTTCATCGCGACCCCGATCGTGGCGGACCTCAAGGAGCGCGACCCGGCGATGCAGAACCTGCGCAAGCGGGTGCTGGCCAAGCGCGCCTCCGACGCGGCCAAGGCCGCCGAGGCGGCGGCCCGCGGCGAGAGCGTCGAGGACGACGAGCCGGACGACCTGGCGCCCGACGACGAGGAAGCGGCTCCGGCCGCGGCCGGTGTGGTCGGACAGCGCGGTCAGGGCACCGCCACCGCGGGCGACCGCCCGGCGCGCAGCCAGCCGGTCAACCGGGCCAACCGCGGCCGCAACCGCCCCTCGGGCAAGCGCCGCTGA
- a CDS encoding adenine phosphoribosyltransferase, translating into MTTTEAASAELRDLLLGRIRDVPDYPRPGVVFKDITPLLADPAAFGALVDALAELCARHGATKVVGLEARGFILAAPAAARAGLGFVPVRKSGKLPGETLGESYELEYGSAEIEVQTDAFAPGDRVLVIDDVLATGGTAAAAVELIRRTGAAVAGVAVLLELTFLGGRDRLLPSLGDTPLDALVVV; encoded by the coding sequence ATGACCACCACGGAAGCCGCCTCCGCGGAGCTGCGGGACCTGCTGCTCGGCCGTATCCGGGACGTCCCGGACTATCCGCGGCCCGGGGTCGTGTTCAAGGACATCACGCCCCTGCTCGCCGACCCCGCCGCCTTCGGCGCCCTGGTCGACGCCCTCGCCGAGCTGTGCGCCCGGCACGGCGCCACCAAGGTCGTCGGCCTTGAGGCGCGCGGCTTCATCCTGGCCGCCCCCGCCGCGGCCCGGGCCGGCCTCGGCTTCGTCCCGGTCCGCAAGTCCGGCAAGCTGCCCGGCGAGACGCTGGGGGAGTCGTACGAGCTGGAGTACGGCAGCGCCGAGATCGAGGTGCAGACCGACGCCTTCGCCCCCGGCGACCGGGTGCTGGTGATCGACGACGTGCTGGCCACCGGAGGCACCGCCGCGGCGGCCGTGGAGCTGATCCGCCGTACGGGGGCCGCCGTCGCCGGGGTGGCCGTTCTGCTGGAACTGACCTTCCTCGGCGGCCGGGACCGGCTCCTCCCCTCCCTCGGTGACACCCCCCTGGACGCCCTCGTGGTCGTCTGA